One segment of Longimicrobiaceae bacterium DNA contains the following:
- a CDS encoding CAP domain-containing protein — MQKPRSGVRSAAPFRGDSTDSSESRLPHRRRCAWAALMLAAVLGGCDVIPTGSSLASSADVASAERDFTATVNQHRASLGCPALVRDDRVAAVALAHSRDMATRNYFSHNSPEGVTPWQRLASVGVRYATAGENIAWGVNSAGEAYSMWMNSAPHRRNIENCAFTHHGVGVYDGRWTHVFIRPS; from the coding sequence ATGCAGAAGCCGCGTTCCGGCGTCCGCTCCGCCGCCCCGTTCCGGGGAGATTCCACCGACAGCTCCGAGTCCCGCTTGCCGCACCGCCGCCGGTGTGCCTGGGCCGCACTCATGCTCGCCGCCGTGCTCGGGGGCTGCGACGTGATCCCCACCGGGAGCTCGCTCGCGAGCTCCGCCGACGTCGCGTCGGCAGAGCGGGACTTCACCGCGACCGTGAACCAGCACCGCGCCTCGCTCGGGTGCCCCGCGCTCGTCCGCGACGACCGGGTGGCCGCGGTCGCGCTCGCGCACAGCCGCGACATGGCCACGCGCAACTACTTCAGCCACAACTCCCCGGAAGGCGTCACCCCCTGGCAGCGGCTCGCCAGTGTCGGGGTGCGCTACGCCACCGCGGGCGAGAACATCGCCTGGGGCGTGAACTCCGCGGGGGAGGCCTACTCCATGTGGATGAACAGCGCCCCGCACCGGAGGAACATCGAGAACTGCGCCTTCACCCACCATGGCGTGGGCGTGTACGACGGGCGCTGGACCCACGTGTTCATCCGCCCGTCCTGA
- a CDS encoding Tex family protein — MSYAEKIAAELGLRVPQVRAALELLGEGNTVPFIARYRKEATGELDEVQIRDVRDRHEYLSELDDRRRAILQSVEEQGKLTPELRAAIERADTKAALEDLYRPFKPKRRTRATIAVERGLEPLADLLWAGESTDAGLLVAAAAFVDPAKEVPTAEDALAGARDVVAERVADDAAARAFVRERTRERGVLESRAARGKEGETSKFQDYYDFSQPVKQLPGHRVLAIRRGEAEEFLVARIVAPEEEIGAGLAQRFVAPSRAPEQMRLAVEDAYRRLIAPSVEVELRMELKTRADEEAIVIFGQNLEALLLASPAGEKTVLGVDPGYRTGCKLAVVGPTGALLATGHVYLHQEDRAKRDLARIIQEHGVELVAVGNGTASRETDALLRAVVRDLPAEARPTVVMVNEAGASVYSASDLAREEFPELDLTMRSAVSIARRLQDPLAELVKIDPKSIGVGQYQHDVSQTRLKRRLDETVESAVNRVGVEVNTASPSLLSYVAGIGPSLAQRIVETRDLQGAFRSRKQILGVQGLGPKTFEQAGGFLRVRGGEHPLDGSAVHPERYALVETIARDIGVGLGSLVGNEEAIRRIEPRKYVGDGVGLPTLEDILAELRKPGRDPRSAFEAPAFRDDVQTVADLKPGMVLQGTVTNVVAFGAFVDVGVHQDGLVHVSELSDRFVRDPNDAAKVGDRVTVRVLSVDVPRNRIALSMKSGSGQGGAGGGPRREGGKREGGNAKTPARPAEVKPGTAPNGMRIVTRK; from the coding sequence ATGTCGTACGCAGAAAAGATCGCCGCGGAGCTCGGGCTCCGCGTGCCGCAGGTCCGGGCCGCGCTGGAGCTGCTCGGGGAGGGGAACACCGTCCCGTTCATCGCCCGGTACCGGAAGGAGGCCACGGGCGAGCTGGACGAGGTGCAGATCCGCGACGTGCGCGACCGCCACGAGTACCTGTCCGAGCTGGACGACCGGCGCCGCGCCATCCTGCAGTCGGTGGAGGAGCAGGGAAAGCTGACGCCGGAGCTGCGGGCGGCCATCGAGCGGGCGGACACCAAGGCGGCGCTGGAGGACCTGTACCGCCCCTTCAAGCCGAAGCGCCGCACGCGCGCCACCATCGCGGTGGAGCGGGGGCTGGAGCCGCTCGCCGACCTGCTCTGGGCGGGGGAGAGCACGGACGCGGGGCTGCTGGTGGCGGCGGCGGCCTTCGTGGACCCGGCGAAGGAGGTGCCGACGGCGGAGGACGCACTCGCCGGGGCGCGCGACGTGGTGGCCGAGCGCGTGGCGGACGACGCGGCGGCCCGCGCCTTCGTGCGCGAGCGGACCCGGGAGCGCGGCGTGCTGGAGAGCAGGGCGGCGCGCGGCAAGGAGGGCGAGACCTCCAAGTTCCAGGACTACTACGACTTCTCGCAGCCCGTGAAGCAGCTCCCCGGGCACCGCGTCCTCGCCATCCGGCGAGGCGAGGCGGAGGAGTTCCTGGTGGCGCGGATCGTGGCGCCGGAGGAGGAGATCGGGGCCGGGCTGGCGCAGCGCTTCGTCGCCCCCAGTCGCGCGCCGGAGCAGATGCGGCTGGCGGTGGAGGACGCGTACCGGCGGCTGATCGCGCCGTCGGTGGAGGTGGAGCTGCGCATGGAGCTGAAGACCCGCGCGGACGAGGAGGCCATCGTCATCTTCGGGCAGAACCTGGAGGCGCTCCTCCTGGCCTCCCCCGCCGGGGAGAAGACCGTGCTCGGGGTGGACCCGGGATACCGCACCGGGTGCAAGCTGGCCGTGGTGGGGCCCACGGGGGCGCTGCTCGCTACCGGGCACGTCTACCTCCACCAGGAGGACCGCGCGAAGCGCGACCTGGCGAGGATCATACAGGAGCACGGCGTGGAGCTGGTGGCGGTGGGGAACGGCACGGCTAGCCGGGAGACGGACGCGCTGCTGCGCGCCGTCGTTCGCGACCTCCCGGCGGAGGCGCGGCCCACCGTGGTGATGGTGAACGAGGCGGGGGCCTCCGTCTACTCCGCGTCCGACCTGGCGCGCGAGGAGTTCCCGGAGCTGGACCTCACCATGCGCTCGGCGGTCTCCATCGCGCGGCGGCTGCAGGACCCGCTGGCCGAGCTGGTGAAGATCGACCCCAAGTCCATCGGCGTGGGGCAGTACCAGCACGACGTCTCCCAGACCCGCCTCAAGCGGCGGCTGGACGAGACGGTGGAGAGCGCGGTGAACCGGGTGGGCGTCGAGGTGAACACCGCGTCCCCCTCGCTCCTCTCCTACGTGGCGGGGATCGGCCCGTCGCTGGCGCAGCGGATCGTGGAGACGCGCGACCTGCAGGGGGCGTTCCGCTCGCGGAAGCAGATCCTCGGCGTGCAGGGGCTGGGTCCGAAGACCTTCGAGCAGGCGGGCGGCTTCCTCCGCGTCCGCGGCGGGGAGCACCCGCTGGACGGCTCGGCGGTGCACCCGGAGCGCTACGCGCTGGTGGAGACCATCGCCCGGGACATCGGGGTGGGGCTGGGCTCGCTGGTGGGGAACGAGGAGGCGATCCGGCGCATCGAGCCCCGGAAGTACGTGGGCGACGGGGTGGGGCTCCCCACGCTGGAGGACATCCTCGCGGAGCTGCGGAAGCCGGGGCGCGACCCGCGCAGCGCGTTCGAGGCGCCCGCCTTCCGCGACGACGTGCAGACCGTGGCCGACCTCAAGCCCGGGATGGTGCTGCAGGGGACGGTCACCAACGTGGTGGCGTTCGGCGCCTTCGTGGACGTGGGCGTCCACCAGGACGGGCTGGTGCACGTGTCCGAGCTGTCCGACCGCTTCGTCCGGGACCCCAACGACGCGGCGAAGGTGGGCGACCGGGTGACGGTCCGCGTCCTCTCGGTGGACGTGCCGCGGAACCGGATCGCCCTCAGCATGAAGTCCGGGTCGGGGCAGGGCGGCGCCGGCGGAGGGCCGCGGCGCGAAGGCGGGAAGCGCGAAGGTGGGAACGCGAAGACGCCTGCCAGGCCGGCGGAGGTGAAGCCGGGGACGGCTCCCAACGGGATGCGGATCGTCACCCGGAAGTAG